A window from Phycisphaeraceae bacterium encodes these proteins:
- the rplL gene encoding 50S ribosomal protein L7/L12 produces the protein MSESEAKTFDAKITKLGDEIAGLTLKEAVDLADYMKDKYGIEPAAGGAVVMAAGGGDAGGAAVEAQTEFDVILENAGANKIAVIKAVREATGLGLAEAKGLVDGAPKAVKEKISKDDADKLKKALEEAGAKVTLK, from the coding sequence ATGTCTGAATCAGAAGCGAAGACCTTTGATGCGAAGATCACCAAGCTCGGCGACGAGATCGCCGGCCTCACCCTGAAGGAGGCCGTTGACCTCGCCGACTACATGAAGGACAAGTACGGCATCGAGCCCGCCGCGGGTGGAGCCGTCGTGATGGCCGCCGGTGGCGGCGACGCCGGTGGCGCTGCCGTTGAGGCGCAGACCGAGTTCGATGTCATCCTCGAGAATGCCGGCGCGAACAAGATCGCCGTCATCAAGGCGGTCCGCGAGGCGACTGGCCTCGGCCTCGCCGAGGCGAAGGGCCTCGTCGACGGCGCCCCCAAGGCCGTCAAGGAGAAGATCTCGAAGGACGATGCCGACAAGCTCAAGAAGGCCCTCGAGGAGGCGGGCGCCAAGGTCACCCTCAAGTGA
- the rplK gene encoding 50S ribosomal protein L11, with amino-acid sequence MAKKVTKVFKLMAPGGKATPAPPIGPVLGANGVNPGQFITQFNERTKQFNGRLVGCVVTVYGDRTFDIEIKSSPASALIKDVLKLEKGSGTPNTAKVGKITKAQIRKIAEEKINDLNTTSVEAAMRMIEGSARSMGVTVEG; translated from the coding sequence ATGGCCAAGAAAGTCACCAAAGTCTTCAAGCTCATGGCGCCGGGAGGGAAGGCGACGCCCGCGCCGCCCATCGGTCCCGTGCTCGGCGCCAACGGCGTCAATCCGGGCCAGTTCATCACGCAATTCAACGAGCGGACCAAGCAGTTCAACGGACGCCTGGTCGGCTGCGTGGTCACGGTCTACGGCGATCGCACCTTCGACATTGAGATCAAGAGCTCGCCCGCCTCGGCGCTCATCAAGGATGTGCTGAAGCTCGAGAAGGGCTCGGGCACGCCCAACACGGCGAAGGTCGGCAAGATCACCAAGGCTCAGATCCGCAAGATCGCCGAGGAGAAGATCAACGACCTCAATACGACCTCTGTGGAGGCAGCGATGCGCATGATCGAAGGTTCCGCCCGCTCGATGGGCGTCACGGTGGAGGGCTGA
- the rplA gene encoding 50S ribosomal protein L1: MSTSPTTRKKARLPGGKRHRHNLEHQPTSPLAPADAIKALRKFKSPKFDQTVNVVVNLGIDPKQADQALRGSIAMPKGIGRSARVICFCGPDKVAAAKAAGAVEAGGEDLVAKVEGGWFDFQIAVASPDMMRVVSKLGKVLGPKGLMPSPKAGTVAPDVVSAVREYAAGKQEYRNDDGSNVACVVGKLSFSDEDLTENLNHFITIIHKIKPASAKGTYIKKCVISASMSPGIQVIA; this comes from the coding sequence ATGAGCACTTCACCAACCACACGGAAGAAGGCGCGGCTCCCCGGCGGGAAGCGCCATCGGCACAATCTCGAGCATCAGCCGACCTCGCCGCTCGCTCCCGCAGACGCGATCAAGGCGCTGCGGAAGTTCAAGAGCCCCAAGTTCGACCAGACCGTGAATGTCGTCGTGAACCTCGGCATCGACCCGAAGCAGGCTGACCAGGCGCTGCGAGGCTCGATCGCCATGCCCAAGGGCATCGGCCGAAGCGCACGCGTCATCTGCTTCTGCGGGCCGGACAAGGTCGCCGCCGCCAAGGCTGCCGGCGCCGTCGAGGCCGGTGGCGAGGACCTCGTCGCCAAGGTCGAAGGTGGCTGGTTCGACTTCCAGATCGCCGTCGCCAGTCCCGACATGATGCGCGTGGTGTCGAAGCTCGGAAAGGTCCTTGGTCCGAAGGGACTCATGCCCTCCCCGAAGGCCGGCACCGTCGCCCCCGATGTTGTCTCCGCCGTGCGCGAGTATGCCGCCGGCAAGCAGGAGTACCGCAACGACGACGGCAGCAATGTCGCCTGCGTGGTCGGCAAGCTCAGCTTCAGCGACGAGGATCTCACTGAGAACCTCAATCACTTCATCACCATCATTCACAAGATCAAGCCCGCCTCGGCCAAGGGCACCTATATCAAGAAGTGCGTCATCAGCGCTTCGATGAGCCCGGGCATCCAGGTGATCGCCTGA
- the rplJ gene encoding 50S ribosomal protein L10: protein MSKTVKDMIVRDYRARFEGVEGAVAVELRGLDAITTNRMRSHLRAKEVRVTVVKNALAKKAFAGGALEALAPSLKGPTAVIYGRGPSVVDVAREVVAWVKENDKKQERCHFKGAVLEGVYYDGPAGVDKLSKMPTREEAVAQVITIVLSPARKLVSAAVGPGRRVLGIVKEIESRLEKGETISARA, encoded by the coding sequence ATGAGCAAGACCGTCAAGGACATGATCGTTCGCGACTACCGAGCCCGCTTCGAAGGCGTCGAAGGCGCCGTGGCGGTGGAGTTGCGAGGTCTCGATGCCATCACGACGAACCGCATGCGCAGCCACCTTCGAGCGAAGGAGGTCCGCGTCACGGTCGTCAAGAACGCACTCGCGAAGAAGGCCTTCGCCGGTGGCGCACTCGAAGCTCTCGCGCCCAGCCTGAAGGGACCGACCGCGGTCATCTACGGCCGTGGACCGAGCGTCGTCGATGTGGCCCGCGAAGTCGTCGCCTGGGTGAAGGAGAACGACAAGAAGCAGGAGCGCTGCCACTTCAAGGGTGCCGTGCTCGAAGGCGTGTACTACGACGGCCCGGCCGGCGTCGACAAGCTCTCGAAGATGCCCACTCGCGAAGAGGCAGTTGCGCAGGTCATCACCATCGTGCTCAGCCCGGCGCGGAAGCTCGTCAGCGCCGCAGTCGGCCCCGGCCGACGCGTGCTCGGCATCGTCAAGGAAATCGAAAGCCGTCTGGAGAAGGGCGAGACCATCTCGGCCCGCGCGTGA